The Triticum urartu cultivar G1812 chromosome 5, Tu2.1, whole genome shotgun sequence genome contains the following window.
TGGTCCCGTTACTCGGAGGTTCGAATCCTTCCGTCCCAGATTGTTTGTGATGAAACAAACGGTGAAATCATATAGTATTCCGTATGAGACAAAAGTTTATTAAAGAGAATAATGATATCTTATTCTTTCGCAGAAAACATAATAAAGTCTTAAgtccagtcaaattgactatctTTATTTTCATGAAAAAATGGGATCTATCAAGCACATTCAGGATATGCCTCTACTATAAAATCACTtagtcatatttttttcttccTTTTGGTATTCGAGTTGAAGAAGTACGAGAATTCTATAACTACCAAAAGTTTTCAATCTTTTCATTGGAATAGTCTAGTTATTATAGTTAATTGTTTTTTGTACTGAAAAAATATATTACTACTAGAATTCTAATTCTagtaattaaattaattaaactTTTTTGGAGGTTGATAGTTTATTTATTGAGGAAGAGTCAATCCTTCTTTTCTCACTTCAAGATTGATCATCTCGAGCCATCCGTTGAGGGTGGAAATTTAAGAATAAATAAGTTTTAAGCAAACTTGTTTAGTCGTCTTTTTCAAACTATGTTTCATTCGTATGATAGAATTTTAATATGGGTTTAAATAAATTGGATCTTGGCGGAGGCTTCACGGATAAATACTTACTTTCTTTTATCCATATTGCTCCATAGATAGCAAGTTTTAATTAGTATAAAAAAACTAAACCAATGACTATTCATGATTCCATCCATATTGGATCAATTCTCTATACCACTTTGCAATGAAAAGAGGAATGTTTGTTATGGTAAAACTTCGTTTAAAACGATGTGGTAGAAAGCAACGTGCGACTTGAAGGACATGATCAATTGTGGATTTTGCTATCCATCATTTTACATAGTAATGAAAATGCTCTTGGCTCGACATAGCCTGTTCTATTTGTTTCGACCAAATTTGCACTGGGTTTAAGTAACATAGTACATGATGGAGCTCGAGAGGACAAATTTTTTTTATCAAGGGAAAGAATCTAGGGTTAGTGAAAACTAATAAATTAGGCCAACTTTGTTAGTCTATCCTTAATATAGAAATAAATCAAAAGGTTAAAATAAGAAGAAAGTCCAATAAAAGTATATCAGAATCAATCCCTCTTATTAGATTTCTATAGAAGAGATAAATGCTTTATCGAAGGAAATAAGAAAAAAGGGTATGTTGCTACTCTTTTGAAAGAAAAAAATAGGAATTCCCGAAGTAATGTCTAAACCCAAGGATTTCACAAATCAAAGATAAAGGATTCCAGAACAAGTAAACACAATTTTCAATTGTCTCAACAACAGAGTTGGATTAGAATAAGGAATAAAAGTCAATTCGTTCGAAATGAGACAAAGAAAAGAGTTTAAAGACGACTCAAAAATTTTGGAAGGATTTTGCCTTCGAAGTTTGTCAGGCAAAATTAGCCCACTTGAGTCATGAGTATAAATGAAATTTGTTTTTTCTGTAAGGAAATTAATGCACGTCATAGTCTAATTTCTATTATTATCGACAGAAATTTGAATCATTTTCTCGAGCTGTATGAGGAGAAAACCTCCTATACGTTTCTAGGGGGGGCGTTGTTTATCTACATCTATCCCAATAAGCTGTCTATCGAATCATTGCAATTGATGTTCGATCTCGAAGAGAAGGAAGAGATCTTCAAAAAGTAGGTTTTTATGATCCGATAAAGAATCAAACTTGTTTAAATGTTCTAGCTATTCTCTATTTCCTTGAAAAGGGTGCTCAACCAACAAGAACTGTTTATGATATTTTAAGGAAGGCGGAATTCTTTAAAGAAAAAGAAAGTACTTTGAGTTAATTGAAGAACTAAATGAATCAAAAATTAGGATAGGAGAAGATTATTAGTATTCCTAGTTGTCTAATTATTTAGACACAATTTACCTCTTTTTTATCCTATTTGGATTTATATTATATCGTGCCAATCCAATATAAGCCCCTATTTCATTTACTTTTTCTATCTAATTTGTTTTCTTACCATTGTATTTCCATTGACAAAGGTCTATTGAAAAAATAGAATTTGTAGATAGATGGATCTCTTTATCCTCACTCCATATTCAATTTTTCTGCCTACACTTCGCTCGAATGGTAAGGGTGTTCCTCTTGCATGTATTCTCATacaatataatatatatatatatataataaaaatCGCTAAAAATAAGGAGAATTTGGCCATCGTGATTAGGGTCGCTCTTTTTTTAACTTTACTTTAGTGGAATTTAACCGGACCTGTTCGTTTCGGCATTTGAGTGTTTTTCATGGTTGATAAAAAAAATCTTTTGATGTCTTGTTAGTTCAATGTTTTGACAGAAGCGCACGGTGTAATTCCATTGATTTTTGGATTTCGATCGTATCTAAGATTTTTTTATCTGGGTTGCTAATTCAATGGTAGAGTACTCGGCTTTTAAGTGCGACTATGATCTTTTACACATTTGGATGAAACAACAAATTCGTCCAGACTCTTGGTAGAGTCTAGAAGACCACGACTGATCCTCAAAGGTAATGAATGGAAAAGTAGCATGTCGTAATAAAATCAATCTTTTTTTGAGTGGAATCCAAAATTACGATTTTCTGGGTCTAGTGAATAAATGGATAGAGCCTGGCTCCAATTctggtaaaataaaaagcaacGAGCTGAACTTCCTAATTGGAATGATTCCCCGCTCTAATTAGACGTTAAAAATAGATTAGTGCCGGATGCGGGGAAAGGTTGGGTTTTCCTATGAGTGGAccctttattttttctttttttttttagAAATCCTAATTATTCTTGATTATGGATTGAATAAGGGATGTTATGGATTGAATGTGTAAAAGAAGCAGTATATTGATAAAGAGGCTGTATTCCAAAGTCAAAAGAGCGATTGGCCTGCAAAAATAAAAAACTTGTTCTGTTCTTTTTTTTTAATTAGAACAAACATAAACTAATTGGGTAGAAAAGGAGCAGAAAAAGATCTGTGGATTAGACTCCCTTTCTTTCCAGGGTTTGTATTAAAAATGCAACACCCTGTTCTGACCATATTGCACTATGTATCATCATTCGATAAACCGAGAAATGCTTCTTCTCTCTGATTCAAGTAGAAATACAAATGGAAAAATTCGAAGGGTATTCAGAAAAACATAAATCTCGTCAACAATACTTTGTCTACCCACTTCTCTTTCAGGAATATATTTATGCATTTGCCCACCATTATGGATTAAATGGTTCTGAACCTGTGGAAATAGTTGTTAGTTGTAATAACAAGAAATTTAGTTCACTACTTGTGAAACGTTTAATTATTCGAATGTATCAGCAGAATTTTTTGGATAACTCGGTTAATCATCCTAACCAAGATCGATTATTGGATTACAAAAATTATTTTTATTCTGAGTTTTATTCTCAGATTCTATCTGAAGGGTTTGCGATCGTTGTGGAAATCCCATTCTCGCTACGGGAATTTTTTTGtctgaaagaaaaagaaatacCAAAGTTTCAGAATTTACGCTCTATTCATTCAATATTTCCCTTTTTAGAAGACAAATTTTTGCATTTGGATTATCTATCACATATAGAAATACCCTATCCTATCCATTTGGAAATCCTGGTTCAACTCCTTCAATACCGTATCCAAGATGTTCCATCTTTGCATTTATTGCGATTCTTTCTCAACTATTATTCGAATTGGAATAGTTTTATTACTTCAATGAAATCCatttttttttttcaaaaagaaaataaaagactaTTTCAATTCCTATATAACTCTTATGTATCAGAATATGAAttttttttgttgtttcttcGTAAACAATCTTCTTGCTTACCATTAGCATCTTCTGGAACTTTTCTGGAACGAATCCACTTTTCTAGGAAGATGGAACATTTTGGGATAATGTACCCTGGTTTTCTCGGAAAACCCTATGGTTCTTTATGGATCCTCTTATGCATTATGTTTGATATCAAGGAAACGCAATTTTTGCATCAAAAGACACTTTTTTTGATGAAGAAATGGAAATGCTACCTTATCAATTTCTGGCAATATTATTTCTGTTTTTGGACTCAGCCGCGAAGAATCCATATAAACCAATTAGCAAACTCTTGCTTCGATTTTATGGGGTACCTTTCAAGTGTACAAAAAAGTTCTTTGTTAGTAAGGAATCAAATGCTGGAGAATTCATTTCTAATAGATACTCGAATGAAAAAATTCGATACCATAGTCCCCGCTACTCTCCTCATAGGATACTTATCAAAAGCTCAATTTTGTACTGGATCGGGGCATCCTATTAGTAAACCCATTTGGACAGATTTATCAGATTGGGATATTCTTGATCGATTTGGTCGGATATGTAGAAATCTTTTTCATTATCATAGTGGATCTTCGAAAAAACGGACTTTGTATCGACTAAAGTATATACTTCGACTTTCATGTGCTAGAACTTTAGCTCGTAAACATAAAAGCACGATACGGACTTTTATGCAACGATTGGGTTTGGCATTTTTAgaagaatttttcatggaagaaGAGTAAGTTTTTTCTTTGATGTTCACCAAAACAACTCTTTTTTCTTTCTGTGGATCACACATTGAGCGTATTTAGTATTTGGATATTATATGTATTAATGACCTGGTCAACCCTCTTAATTAATCATTAGACGAAATTAAGAAATAGGAAAGGGTTGATAAATGATCAAGAAAAAACTTTTCTATTTTTCATTCTGAAATGTTCTTTTTATTATAATAAAGAGTAGGTGAATCAACTTACTAATTAAAAAAATTAGTAGAACTTCCTCTTTGGAATAGAAATTGGCTATTTCTACATAGGGAAAGTCGTGTGCAATGAAAAATGCAAGCACGATTTGGGGAGGGATTTTTCTCTATTGTAACAAGGAAGAATTATCTACTCCATCCGACTAGTTCCGGGTTCGAGTCCCAGGCAACCCATATAGAAAAGACCCATCAAAGTTTTTAACTTTGACTCACTTCGTTTACAAATACAAAATTATTGGTTTGGTTAATTTAGTTATATGGATAGCTAATCTTTGGGCTGACTTGGTTGACATTGGTATATAGTCTATGTTATACTGTTAAATAACAAGCCTTCTATTATCTATATTCTAGTTAATACGTGTGCTTGGGAGTCCTTGCAATTTGAATAAACCAAGATCTTACCATGACTACACTTTTAGAGAGACGCAAAAGTACAAGCCTGTGGGGTCGCTTCTGCAACTAGATAACTAGTACCGAAAATCGTCTTTACATCGGATGGTTCGGTGTGAcgccccgattcaatcgtacactaatcatacacgcaaatgtgtacgatcaagatcagggactcacgggaagatatcacaacacaactctacaaataaaaaaaataagtcatacaagcatcatatttcaagccaggggcctcgagggctcgaatacaagagctcgatcatagacgagtcagcggaagcaacaatatctgggTACAGACATaatttaaacaagtttgccttaagaaggctggcacaaactgggatacagatcgaaagaggcgcaggcctcctgcctgggatcctcctaatcTACTCCTgatcgtcgtcagcggcctgcacgtagtagtaggcacctcccgagtagtagcagtcgtcatcgacagtgggcACTCACTAATCACTATTAGTAGGAAACAACTAGCAGAAAGAAAGATGAACGCACTTTCACTCCTTGCTCTTCAGCACGTACTCACACGAGGGACTCTCAAATCTCTATTTCAGACCATAATCTTTCGATCCCTTTACCGAAGTGATTGATAGCAGGGCTAAAAAATCATagggctcctggactccaacatctggtcacagcaatcgggtatagaaaaagggaaaagggggagcaaggcaaccgtgagtactcatccaaagtactcgcaagcaaggaactacactacatatgtatgcattggtatgaAATGGAAAAGaggtaacatatgtggactgaactgtagaatgccagaataagagggggatagctattcctatcgaagactacgcttctggcaatctccatcttgcagcatgtagaagagagtagatggtaagttcaccaagtagcatcgtatagcataatcctacccggtgatcctcccctcgtcgccctgttagagagcgatcaccgggttgtatctggcacttggaagggtgtgttttattaagtaaccggttctagttgtcataaggtcaaggtacaactccaagttgtcctgttatcgaagatcacagctattcgaatagattaacttccctgcaggggtgcaccacatttcccaacatgctcgatcccctttgtccgggcacactttcctgggtcatgcccggcctcagaagatcaacacgtcgcagccctacctaggcacaacagagaggtcagcacgccggtctaaatcctatggcgcaagggtctgggcccatcgcccattgcacacctacacgttgcaaacgcggccggcgagcagacatagcctcccttatacaagagcaggcattccagtccaacccagcgtgcgccgctcagtcgctgacgtcacgaaggcttcggctgataccatgacgtcgagtgcccataaatgttcccgcgtagttggttagtgcgtataggccagtagccagactcagatcaaataccaagatctcgttaagcgtgttaattgaagtatccgcgaacgccgaccagggacaggcccacctctctcctaggtggtctaaacctgccctgtcgctccgccacaaagtaacagtcgggggccgtcgggaacccaggcccacctctaccgggatggagccacctgccccttcagcccccatctccgaacagtatcataagtaatgtaacagtataaagtatatatcatatgccgatgatcacctcccgaagtgatcacggcccagtagtatagcttggcagatggacaagagtgtagggcgactgatggaacactagcatcctatactaagcatttaggattgcaggtaaaggtaacaacagtagtagcaaggacatgctatgcatcatGATAGGAtaatggaaagcagtaacatgctacactactctaatgcaagcagtagagataagaataggcgatatctggtgatcaaaggggggcttgcctggttgctctggcaagagagaggcgtcgtcaacaccgtaggcgtactgggtagcagtggcgtcggcctcggtgtctagcgagagaagatggggaagaaacaataaatataatgcaaacaaatgcatgacgatgcatgacatgacaaagcgtgatgctaggtgtgccctaacacggtatgaggtgatatcggtgaaggggggaaacatccgggaaaatatccccggtgtttttgtttccggacagatgaaccggagggggaaagtttcatgttcgctatgctagggatgtgtggcggacgaatgggctgcgtatccggattcatctcgtcgttctgagcaactttcatgtacaaagtttttccatccgagctatggtttattttatatgatgtTTCAAAGATTTAATCCATTTTCCCAAATTATTTGTATTTCAaaattgtaagtgcatctagtgccccttagtgattttggtgtattgaagacttataggttaagggactaatgcattcatgagtgtacacaggtctataagtctatgaggagtttgatatttacagagaaagtcgacccctaaaaatgaagttcttcgaccgaagactttggatttctgaagactttgaaagtgaagaaattggtgtgaccttgaagactttgtattcattcgaggaacatgaagcatgaagacttttgttttcgtagtttcattttctctttcttgagtcatagaaaacaccgtactgttaaagggggtcggggaaatactaaggaaaaatttccatgtgatgctcaactcaaaatcctacacctaccaatcccttcgagtgaagccattggaaatctcatacagtccagtcatattcttcagcgacagagacgaagttcttctggtctctgaggaatttgttctgactgaggagttaggaattcgccagtgcggatttcctacacagttaggaacatgatagccctgaggattttgctactcaaaattccgaccgttgttgtgctatgcgccagctgtcccaaaatatctatccacctaacgatCATATCATTGAATgtcatttatgtcttatcatgtcgggctgctccctaggctataaatagccgccccctacaaccactagctggttggctgtttcaaaagaaactgacacttgtcatttgagagcaacccatcctctgaggactttgagcgaaaatcatcaagtgagaaaaaaccaaaaacccaaaaccgaaacacctacaaaccccaagtgattgagcatcactgaagagattgatcctgcgtggatccgacgcttgttacctttgaagactgtgcttcttccagatggttaggcgtcatggtctagagcatccaagaggaattgtggatcgccgagtgaccgagtttgtgaaggtttggaagtcgcctaaAGACTTACCACCAGTGATTGgacaaggtctgtgtgaccttagttcaaggagaatacaatgaggactgggtgtcctgagctgcgtgttcaggactaggtgtccaggactgtgtgtcctcgagtttaaatactcagccgctccaaccagatgtacaactgagacagcagttggaactggtctaccaaatcattgtcttcaccaagcttactggttccatttcctcaactctttcattccctcataattgagttgtgtgcttgttcatatctgtgtttgaagactttgattgaagactttctcaatttcctcagttcaatttcttcagtctgtttgtcttcatcctatgTTATCCCGTGCTTatgcttcctgtactctgtgcctgtcttcatttcatcatgatgactatgcttgtattctattatgtttacttttgagtactccttccgctgctagtagttcttcgctaaggaatttcctcaccggcaaattcctcagtgaagaattccataaaaatcgcctattcaccccccctctagtcgatataacgcactttcaattggtatcggagcaaggtactcccttgttctgtgtgattttggtttaacctcctggagttttagttatgttgaccacaggtatgatcaaggtctctgctgggtgtcctaccttcgatgggacggactacccctactggaagaataagatgcgaatgcatcttgaggcaattgataacgatctctggtatgttgtggaaaatggtgttcccccagtcacaccttctctgaatgctgctgatgtgaagagattcaagcaactcgactctcaagcgaagaatatcatatgtggtcatctgagcaaaggacagtatggcagagtgagtgctttggagacagcgaagcttatctgggacaggttgtccaaagtgaatgaaggagtctcaacacagcgtgactctcgagttgatgttcttcgcaatctcttcaaccgcttcaaaagactcgacaatgaaaatgttcaacaaaccttcgatcgcctcactgacatctgaaatgagcttcaagcacttggtgccactgacatcaccgaccatgaggtggtgaagaaattgctgagat
Protein-coding sequences here:
- the LOC125507404 gene encoding maturase K-like, whose translation is MEKFEGYSEKHKSRQQYFVYPLLFQEYIYAFAHHYGLNGSEPVEIVVSCNNKKFSSLLVKRLIIRMYQQNFLDNSVNHPNQDRLLDYKNYFYSEFYSQILSEGFAIVVEIPFSLREFFCLKEKEIPKFQNLRSIHSIFPFLEDKFLHLDYLSHIEIPYPIHLEILVQLLQYRIQDVPSLHLLRFFLNYYSNWNSFITSMKSIFFFQKENKRLFQFLYNSYVSEYEFFLLFLRKQSSCLPLASSGTFLERIHFSRKMEHFGIMYPGFLGKPYGSLWILLCIMFDIKETQFLHQKTLFLMKKWKCYLINFWSALVDLKKEPLSVSKFIEGFRIMKIDRQANRVSHEIAKFSGITLHKPIILSALVDLKKEPLSVSKFIEDFRIMKIDRQANRVPHEIAKFSGITLHRPIILETDCSFVAYFLAT